The following proteins are co-located in the Deinococcus metallilatus genome:
- a CDS encoding COX15/CtaA family protein, with protein MSSALTVPRSRAGAWLPRLAWAALAYNVLVILWGAVVRLTGAGAGCGDHWPLCNGVVVPQSPQLHTVIEFSHRLTSGASGLLALGLIALAFATTRRGHPARLGAVLTFLLILTEGLVGGVQVLLGLTADSTDPARGFVQGVHLANTFLLLGALLLTALWASGRPALRLRGQGRTLGWIALGLVLALLVGLAGTVTALGDLLFTPAAGTPIDTVRRDFGTTAGLIENLRVIHPMLAILTSAYLIWLVGALRRLRPAPEVTRWGMVLLGVIGAQVLAGFVNVALRAPAWMQLTHLLLACIMWLVTVLLSYEALTAPRRARPLTPQSVAA; from the coding sequence GTGAGCAGCGCATTGACGGTGCCCCGGTCCCGGGCGGGTGCCTGGCTGCCCCGGCTGGCCTGGGCGGCCCTCGCATACAACGTGCTGGTGATCCTGTGGGGCGCGGTGGTGCGCCTGACCGGGGCGGGCGCGGGCTGCGGCGACCACTGGCCGCTGTGTAACGGCGTGGTGGTGCCGCAGAGTCCGCAGCTCCACACCGTCATCGAGTTCAGCCACCGCCTGACCAGCGGCGCGAGCGGTCTGCTGGCGCTCGGATTGATCGCGCTGGCCTTCGCCACGACGCGCAGAGGCCACCCCGCGCGGCTGGGCGCGGTCCTGACCTTCCTGCTGATCCTGACCGAGGGGCTGGTGGGCGGCGTGCAGGTGCTGCTGGGCCTGACTGCCGATTCGACCGACCCCGCGCGCGGCTTCGTGCAGGGCGTGCATCTGGCGAACACCTTCCTGCTGCTGGGGGCGCTGCTGCTCACAGCGCTGTGGGCCTCGGGCCGCCCGGCGCTGCGGCTGCGCGGGCAGGGGCGCACGCTGGGATGGATCGCGCTGGGTCTGGTGCTGGCCCTGCTGGTGGGCCTGGCCGGGACGGTGACCGCGCTGGGTGACCTGCTCTTCACTCCGGCAGCGGGCACGCCCATCGACACGGTGCGCCGCGACTTCGGCACCACGGCTGGCCTGATCGAGAACCTGCGCGTGATTCACCCGATGCTCGCCATCCTGACCAGCGCGTACCTGATCTGGCTGGTGGGAGCGCTGCGCCGGTTGCGGCCCGCGCCGGAGGTGACGCGCTGGGGGATGGTGCTGCTGGGCGTGATCGGCGCCCAGGTGCTGGCGGGCTTCGTGAACGTGGCGCTCCGGGCACCGGCCTGGATGCAGCTCACGCACCTGCTGCTGGCGTGCATCATGTGGCTCGTGACCGTCCTGCTGAGCTATGAGGCCCTGACGGCCCCCCGCCGCGCCCGCCCGCTGACGCCGCAATCGGTGGCGGCATGA
- a CDS encoding heme o synthase, whose product MTVDRMTPPSGVGHPARPVRATWRDYLALTKPKVISLLLWTTLTAMFMAARGWPGLWLLIVVSVAGYASAGSAGVFNMIIDRDIDLKMKRTAARPTSSGLISTRDAAIFGSALQVLSFVMLWVWATPLSAWMSLAGFLTYVVVYTLWLKRNTWHNIVLGGAAGCFPPLVGWAAVTGDLNLFAWFLFAIIFFWTPVHFWALALMIKEEYRQVGVPMLPVVHGDRLTVAQIGLYAIYTVVLSLMPVFLQEVGWLYFLSALILGGLLLQRSWKLYRHVMAGHQVERRVAVPLYLYSMLYLALLFVAGAVDRVLIG is encoded by the coding sequence ATGACCGTCGACCGCATGACGCCGCCTTCCGGCGTGGGCCACCCGGCCCGGCCCGTGCGCGCGACCTGGCGCGATTACCTGGCGCTGACCAAACCCAAGGTCATCAGCCTGCTGCTGTGGACCACCCTCACCGCGATGTTCATGGCGGCGCGGGGCTGGCCGGGGCTGTGGCTGCTGATCGTGGTCAGTGTGGCCGGGTATGCCTCGGCGGGGTCGGCGGGCGTGTTCAACATGATCATCGACCGCGATATCGACCTGAAGATGAAGCGCACGGCGGCGCGGCCTACCAGCAGCGGACTGATCTCCACCCGCGACGCGGCGATCTTCGGCAGCGCGCTGCAAGTCCTGTCCTTCGTGATGCTGTGGGTCTGGGCCACGCCCCTGAGTGCCTGGATGAGCCTGGCGGGCTTCCTCACCTACGTGGTGGTGTACACGCTCTGGCTCAAGCGCAATACCTGGCACAACATCGTGCTGGGCGGGGCCGCCGGGTGCTTCCCGCCGCTGGTGGGCTGGGCGGCGGTGACGGGTGACCTCAACCTCTTCGCCTGGTTCCTCTTCGCCATCATCTTCTTCTGGACGCCCGTCCACTTCTGGGCGCTGGCGCTGATGATCAAGGAGGAGTACCGCCAGGTGGGGGTCCCCATGCTGCCCGTCGTCCACGGCGACCGGCTGACGGTGGCGCAGATCGGCCTGTACGCGATCTACACCGTGGTGCTGTCGCTGATGCCGGTGTTCTTGCAGGAGGTCGGCTGGCTCTACTTCCTGTCGGCGCTGATCCTGGGAGGGCTGCTGCTTCAGCGGTCGTGGAAGCTGTACCGGCACGTGATGGCGGGCCACCAGGTCGAGCGGCGGGTCGCGGTGCCGCTGTACCTGTACTCGATGCTGTACCTCGCGCTGCTGTTTGTGGCGGGCGCGGTGGACCGGGTGCTGATCGGCTAG
- a CDS encoding DUF420 domain-containing protein, giving the protein MAAIINQWAVITIVLSGITLLVGVFFIRRGNREAHMRAMLIASSLATIFLVLYLTRLGLGYEKKYAGPAEWRGAYFFLLISHIILAAANLPLALLALWNAWRGLKAAGNLGNIDAPAARPWFNRHRAWVRWTVPVWLYVAVTGWIIYLVLDRYGQIMGG; this is encoded by the coding sequence GTGGCGGCGATCATCAATCAGTGGGCAGTCATTACCATCGTCCTGAGCGGGATCACGCTCCTGGTCGGCGTCTTTTTCATTCGGCGCGGCAACCGCGAGGCGCACATGCGCGCGATGCTGATCGCCAGCAGCCTGGCGACCATCTTTCTGGTGCTGTACCTCACCCGCCTGGGCCTGGGGTACGAGAAGAAGTACGCCGGGCCTGCCGAGTGGCGCGGGGCGTACTTCTTCCTGCTGATCAGCCACATCATCCTCGCGGCGGCGAACCTCCCGCTGGCGCTGCTGGCGCTCTGGAATGCCTGGCGGGGGCTGAAGGCGGCGGGGAACCTCGGCAACATCGACGCGCCCGCCGCCCGCCCCTGGTTCAACCGCCACCGCGCCTGGGTGCGCTGGACGGTGCCGGTGTGGCTGTACGTGGCGGTGACGGGCTGGATCATCTATCTGGTCCTGGACCGCTACGGGCAGATCATGGGGGGATAG
- the panB gene encoding 3-methyl-2-oxobutanoate hydroxymethyltransferase, with product MKRSVPDLMNAQEPLVMVTAYDYPGARHAEAAGVDLILVGDSLGNVVLGYDSTAPVTLDDMIHHARAVRRGAPDTFLVVDLPFGTYHTGVTDAMRNAVRVIQQTGADAVKLEGATPEVLEVVGVLTRNGIPVMGHVGLLPQTATAQGGLKVQGKDEASARRTLEGALALEQAGAFSVVLEAIPARLARLITGRLHVPTIGIGAGVHCKGQVLVYHDLLGLYEGEEKKLAKRYAELGREAREAIAAYAREVRAREFPTQDQSFVMKDDVLGKLY from the coding sequence ATGAAACGCAGTGTCCCTGACCTCATGAACGCGCAGGAACCGCTGGTGATGGTCACCGCCTACGACTATCCCGGCGCGCGGCACGCCGAGGCGGCGGGCGTGGACCTGATCCTGGTGGGGGACAGCCTGGGGAACGTGGTGCTGGGCTACGACTCGACCGCCCCCGTCACGCTGGACGACATGATTCACCACGCGCGGGCCGTGCGGCGGGGAGCGCCGGATACCTTCCTGGTGGTGGACCTGCCCTTCGGGACGTACCACACCGGGGTCACGGACGCGATGCGGAATGCCGTGCGCGTGATTCAGCAGACGGGCGCGGACGCCGTGAAGCTGGAAGGCGCGACGCCCGAGGTGCTGGAGGTCGTGGGGGTGCTGACCCGCAACGGCATCCCCGTGATGGGGCACGTGGGCCTGCTGCCGCAGACCGCGACCGCCCAGGGTGGCCTGAAGGTGCAGGGCAAGGACGAGGCCAGCGCCCGCCGCACCCTGGAGGGGGCGCTGGCGCTCGAACAGGCCGGGGCCTTTAGCGTGGTGCTCGAAGCCATTCCCGCCCGCCTGGCCCGCCTGATCACCGGGCGGCTGCACGTGCCCACCATCGGCATCGGGGCGGGGGTGCATTGCAAAGGCCAGGTGCTGGTGTACCACGACCTGCTCGGACTGTACGAGGGCGAGGAGAAGAAGCTCGCCAAGCGGTATGCCGAACTGGGCCGTGAGGCGCGCGAGGCCATCGCCGCCTATGCCCGCGAGGTCCGCGCCCGCGAGTTCCCCACCCAGGACCAGAGCTTCGTGATGAAGGATGACGTGCTGGGGAAGTTGTATTGA